From Rhodothermales bacterium, one genomic window encodes:
- a CDS encoding XdhC family protein produces the protein MYEVKQILHHARRLRDAGQPCALATVVKIGGSTYRRPGARMLVDRDGATWGTISGGCLEGEVAERALEQMKTGVAETHPFELGEDDIILGFGTGCNGIVHVLIEPFAAGEAVTPLDWIGDAFASRRPAVMATVLVATGAWENQVARHALFAGDEPMQTSAPLPPDLLNAIRQDARALLDDHSVPDHKQTWQNRVYETATASADVLFETVQPPIRLFVFGEGHDIAPIVRITRSLGWETWIVGRKPEAELARKIPDADRHVFLMHPEEVASRITPDARTAAFVMNHSYLRDRALLAGLIETPIRYIGLLGPRSRTERMFVELAPLSEEVETRIYGPLGLDIGTETPEEIALAAIAEAQAAFHGRAGGMLRDRTAAIHS, from the coding sequence ATGTACGAAGTAAAGCAGATTCTCCACCACGCTCGTCGGCTGCGCGACGCGGGGCAGCCGTGTGCGCTGGCGACCGTGGTCAAAATCGGCGGATCCACCTACCGCCGGCCCGGCGCGCGCATGCTCGTCGACCGCGACGGCGCCACCTGGGGCACCATCAGCGGCGGATGCCTGGAAGGGGAAGTCGCCGAGCGCGCCCTCGAGCAGATGAAAACCGGGGTCGCCGAAACGCACCCCTTCGAACTGGGCGAGGACGACATCATTCTCGGCTTCGGCACCGGATGCAACGGGATCGTGCACGTGCTCATCGAACCCTTCGCCGCCGGCGAAGCGGTGACGCCGCTGGACTGGATCGGCGACGCGTTCGCGTCGCGCAGGCCGGCCGTCATGGCGACCGTGCTGGTGGCGACCGGCGCCTGGGAAAACCAGGTCGCGCGGCATGCCCTCTTCGCCGGCGATGAACCGATGCAGACAAGCGCCCCACTGCCCCCCGATCTGCTGAACGCCATCCGGCAGGACGCTCGGGCGTTGCTCGACGACCACAGTGTGCCCGACCACAAGCAAACCTGGCAGAACCGCGTTTACGAAACCGCCACCGCCAGCGCCGACGTCCTCTTCGAGACGGTCCAGCCCCCGATCCGCCTGTTCGTCTTCGGCGAGGGCCACGACATCGCCCCGATCGTCCGCATCACCCGCTCGCTCGGCTGGGAAACCTGGATCGTGGGCCGGAAGCCCGAAGCCGAACTCGCGCGCAAGATCCCCGACGCCGACCGGCACGTCTTCCTCATGCACCCGGAGGAGGTGGCAAGCCGCATCACGCCGGATGCGCGGACGGCGGCGTTCGTCATGAACCACAGCTACCTGCGCGACCGGGCGCTGCTCGCCGGCCTGATCGAAACGCCGATCCGTTATATCGGCCTCCTCGGCCCCCGAAGCCGCACCGAGCGCATGTTCGTCGAGCTCGCCCCGCTCTCCGAGGAGGTCGAGACCCGCATCTACGGACCGCTGGGCCTGGACATCGGCACCGAGACCCCGGAAGAAATCGCCCTCGCGGCCATCGCCGAAGCCCAGGCCGCCTTCCACGGCCGCGCCGGCGGCATGCTCCGCGACCGCACTGCCGCGATTCATTCGTGA
- a CDS encoding sulfurtransferase gives MAFTTLVSADTLKTHLHDPSWVVVDCRFSLDDTERGRRAYAEGHVSGAYYAHLDEVLSGPILPGKTGRHPLPDPEEFARAVAGWGVTDHTQVVVYDDAGGGVASRLWWLLRWIGHERVALLDGGWNAWQQAGGSVDTATPPAREGAVTVRLDAGLVAEAEEVASRREAGDFVLLDARAYERFAGRVEPIDPVAGHIPGARSLPFGGNLDIDGRFLPPERLKARFAPLFEGVEESDVVCYCGSGVTAAHNLLAMAHAGYPGARLYPGSWSEWITDPDRPVARE, from the coding sequence ATGGCCTTCACGACCCTCGTCTCCGCCGATACGCTGAAAACGCACCTGCACGATCCGTCGTGGGTCGTGGTCGATTGCCGATTTTCGCTCGACGATACCGAGCGCGGCCGGCGCGCCTATGCGGAAGGGCACGTGTCCGGGGCCTACTACGCGCATCTGGACGAGGTGTTGTCCGGCCCCATCCTGCCCGGCAAGACCGGCCGGCACCCGCTGCCCGATCCGGAGGAGTTTGCGCGGGCCGTCGCCGGATGGGGCGTGACGGATCATACCCAGGTGGTCGTCTACGACGACGCCGGCGGCGGCGTGGCGTCCCGGCTGTGGTGGCTGCTGCGCTGGATCGGACACGAACGGGTGGCGTTGCTGGATGGGGGATGGAATGCGTGGCAGCAGGCGGGCGGGTCCGTCGACACCGCGACGCCGCCGGCCCGGGAAGGGGCGGTCACGGTGCGGCTCGACGCGGGGCTCGTCGCCGAGGCCGAGGAGGTAGCATCCCGCCGCGAGGCCGGTGATTTTGTACTGCTGGATGCGCGGGCGTACGAGCGTTTCGCCGGGCGCGTCGAGCCGATCGACCCCGTCGCGGGGCATATTCCGGGCGCCCGATCGCTTCCATTCGGGGGAAATCTCGATATCGACGGCCGGTTTCTCCCGCCGGAGCGGCTCAAGGCGCGTTTCGCGCCGCTTTTCGAGGGGGTGGAGGAATCAGACGTGGTCTGTTATTGCGGGTCGGGTGTGACGGCGGCACACAATCTGCTGGCGATGGCGCACGCCGGCTACCCCGGAGCGAGGCTCTATCCGGGTTCGTGGAGCGAATGGATCACCGACCCCGACCGGCCGGTGGCGCGCGAGTAA
- a CDS encoding nucleotidyltransferase family protein produces MTKSDRKKPVFVSGILLAAGLSSRMGEANKLLMPLGGLPLVLHAARALGEAPLGECMAVVGHEGDQVGSVLQGVALRCVPNAGYASGMTSSIQAGVRAASESADGYLIMLGDMPLVRPATLALLVDALEAGGIVVPVYRGTRGNPVLFSSAYRDEILAHEEPEGCRGILKRHAARVVEVPVDDEGVLRDVDTENAFEELKSHHAHRKMR; encoded by the coding sequence ATGACGAAATCGGACCGCAAAAAGCCGGTGTTTGTATCGGGTATCTTGCTTGCGGCGGGGCTTTCTTCGCGGATGGGCGAGGCGAACAAACTGCTCATGCCGCTAGGCGGTCTGCCGCTGGTGCTCCATGCCGCGCGGGCACTGGGAGAAGCGCCGCTGGGTGAGTGCATGGCGGTGGTAGGACATGAGGGGGACCAGGTAGGATCGGTGCTGCAAGGCGTGGCGCTTCGTTGTGTCCCGAACGCCGGCTATGCGTCCGGGATGACCTCCTCCATCCAGGCCGGCGTCCGCGCTGCGTCCGAATCGGCTGACGGCTATCTGATCATGCTCGGCGACATGCCGCTGGTGCGGCCGGCGACCTTGGCGTTGCTGGTGGACGCGCTGGAGGCCGGCGGGATCGTGGTGCCCGTCTACCGGGGAACGCGCGGGAATCCGGTCCTCTTCTCCAGCGCCTATCGGGACGAGATCCTGGCGCACGAAGAGCCGGAGGGATGCCGGGGCATCCTCAAGCGCCACGCGGCCCGCGTCGTCGAGGTGCCGGTAGACGACGAGGGAGTGCTGCGGGATGTGGATACGGAGAACGCTTTCGAGGAATTAAAATCGCACCATGCACATCGCAAGATGCGTTGA
- the mnmA gene encoding tRNA 2-thiouridine(34) synthase MnmA, translated as MSTQGRVLVAMSGGVDSSVAAVLLREQGYEVVGITMKTWDYTSSGGRGGKEVGCCSLESMNDARGVALAYGFTHFIVDIREEFGDWVIERFTEEYLAGRTPNPCVLCNTHIKWAALLRRADDLGCDFIATGHYARLRHDEALGRHVLMRGLDTNKDQSYALWGLPQEHLRRSIFPLGSFTKPQIRQMAHDYGLLRVADKPDSYEICFVPDNDYRRFLKDRVPTLAGTVKDGPFVLSDGTPVGRHEGYPFYTIGQRHGLGLALGFPAYVTRIDAETNTITIGPREELFQQSLVARQLNLIKYPDLRTERPAEAKIRYKDDGAPCLVWQSDDDTLKVVFSEARRAITPGQSLVLYEGDDVLAGGWIHGAGETHIDVPAADVDILGEES; from the coding sequence ATGAGCACCCAGGGACGCGTACTGGTAGCGATGAGCGGCGGCGTCGACTCGTCCGTCGCGGCCGTGCTGCTGCGCGAGCAGGGGTATGAGGTGGTGGGGATCACGATGAAGACGTGGGACTACACGTCGAGCGGCGGACGCGGCGGCAAGGAAGTCGGTTGCTGTTCGCTGGAATCCATGAACGACGCCCGGGGCGTCGCCCTGGCGTACGGGTTTACCCATTTCATCGTCGACATCCGGGAAGAATTCGGCGACTGGGTGATCGAGCGGTTCACCGAGGAGTACCTCGCCGGCCGCACGCCCAACCCCTGCGTCCTGTGCAACACCCACATCAAGTGGGCCGCCCTGCTCCGCCGGGCCGATGACCTCGGGTGCGATTTTATCGCCACGGGGCACTACGCCCGCCTGCGCCATGACGAGGCGCTCGGCCGGCATGTCCTGATGCGCGGCCTCGACACCAACAAGGACCAGAGCTATGCGCTCTGGGGCCTCCCGCAGGAACACCTGCGCCGGTCGATTTTCCCGCTCGGCAGCTTCACGAAGCCCCAGATCCGGCAGATGGCGCACGACTACGGCCTCCTCCGGGTAGCGGACAAGCCGGATTCGTACGAGATCTGCTTCGTGCCAGACAACGACTACCGCCGGTTTCTCAAGGACCGGGTGCCGACGCTCGCCGGCACGGTGAAGGACGGTCCGTTCGTACTCAGCGACGGCACTCCCGTCGGCCGGCACGAAGGCTATCCGTTCTACACCATCGGGCAGCGGCACGGGCTCGGGCTGGCGCTGGGCTTTCCGGCCTACGTCACGCGGATCGATGCCGAAACCAACACCATCACGATCGGCCCCCGGGAAGAACTGTTCCAGCAGTCGCTTGTCGCGCGCCAGCTCAACCTGATCAAGTACCCCGACCTGCGCACCGAGCGGCCGGCCGAGGCGAAGATCCGGTACAAGGACGACGGCGCTCCGTGCCTCGTGTGGCAGAGCGACGACGACACCCTCAAGGTCGTCTTTTCCGAAGCGCGGCGAGCCATCACGCCGGGGCAATCGCTCGTGCTGTACGAGGGCGACGATGTCCTCGCCGGCGGGTGGATCCACGGCGCCGGCGAGACGCACATCGATGTACCCGCGGCCGACGTCGACATCCTCGGCGAAGAATCCTGA
- a CDS encoding M42 family metallopeptidase, whose translation MTSSDKAFLFQLLDTPSPSGFESAGQRVWAEYVRRHADRVESDHYGTAWATLDGTGKDDAPRLMLEAHADEIGFMVNHISDEGFLYIVRIGGSDRAITRGRIVRILGSQGEVEGVVGNTAIHLRDRNDDKVPDWHDIFIDIGAGSKAEVAARGIRVGHPAVFAESARQLGANRIVGRALDNRIGGYIIARVMARLAAGPRPAATVHAVNAVQEEIGGHGARMVSYRLNPTVAVVLDVCHATDSPGISEPKHGKVKMGGGPGLTHGSATHPLVVQRLIEVAEQEGIPLQHEASSYFSGTDTDQIFNSRAGIPSALVSLPMRYMHSTVEMVDTADIDAVVKLLTAFVYSLSAGDGFKLPI comes from the coding sequence ATGACCTCATCCGACAAAGCCTTTCTTTTCCAGCTCCTCGACACGCCGAGCCCTTCGGGGTTCGAGTCCGCCGGCCAGCGCGTCTGGGCCGAATACGTCCGCCGGCATGCGGACCGCGTCGAGAGCGACCACTACGGCACGGCCTGGGCCACACTCGACGGCACGGGCAAGGACGACGCGCCGCGCCTGATGCTCGAAGCGCACGCCGATGAGATCGGGTTCATGGTCAACCACATCTCCGACGAGGGCTTTCTCTACATCGTCCGCATCGGGGGATCGGACCGGGCGATCACGCGCGGCCGCATCGTGCGCATCCTCGGCAGCCAGGGCGAGGTCGAGGGCGTGGTCGGCAACACGGCCATCCACCTGCGCGACCGGAACGACGACAAGGTGCCCGACTGGCACGACATCTTCATCGACATCGGCGCCGGCAGCAAGGCCGAGGTGGCGGCGCGCGGCATCCGGGTGGGGCATCCGGCCGTGTTCGCCGAGTCGGCCCGACAGCTGGGTGCTAACCGCATCGTGGGGCGCGCGCTCGACAACCGGATCGGCGGCTACATCATCGCCCGCGTGATGGCCCGCCTGGCCGCGGGGCCCCGGCCGGCGGCGACGGTGCACGCCGTCAATGCCGTGCAGGAGGAAATCGGCGGCCACGGCGCACGGATGGTCAGCTACCGGCTCAACCCGACGGTCGCCGTCGTCCTCGACGTCTGCCACGCCACGGATTCCCCGGGCATCAGCGAACCGAAACACGGCAAAGTGAAGATGGGGGGCGGCCCCGGCCTGACCCACGGCTCGGCGACCCATCCCCTCGTCGTCCAGCGCCTGATCGAGGTGGCGGAGCAGGAAGGCATCCCGCTCCAGCACGAAGCCTCGTCCTACTTCAGCGGCACCGACACCGACCAGATCTTCAACTCCCGCGCCGGCATCCCCAGCGCGCTCGTCTCCCTCCCGATGCGCTACATGCACTCGACGGTGGAGATGGTGGATACCGCCGATATCGACGCCGTGGTGAAGCTGCTCACGGCGTTTGTGTACTCGTTATCCGCCGGCGACGGGTTCAAGCTGCCGATTTGA
- a CDS encoding Glu/Leu/Phe/Val dehydrogenase, whose translation MSIQKISFNEQVSANLKRAAALTDYPPGLIEQIRICNSVYSIQFPLKRDDGSIEVIKAWRAEHSHHRTPVKGGIRYNEHADQDEVMALAALMTYKCAIVDVPFGGAKGAVKINPRAYSEAELERITRRYTYELIAKKFIGPGIDVPAPDYGTGAREMAWIVDTYNSMTTSELDALGCVTGKPVAQGGIRGRVEATGRGVCFGIREACSFEEDMKTRGMKTGIEGKTCVVQGFGNVGYHSSKFIQESGGVILAIAEYDGAIYNPKGLDIEAVDAHRKEHKTITTFPGATLIKNTLEALELECDILVPAALENQITMENASRIKAKIIAEAANGPVTADAAEALTARGVLIIPDMYLNAGGVTVSYFEWLKNLSHVRFGRMEKRFEERSNIQILQTLEKMTGKSIDTSMMRSIAHGPDEVDLVNSGLEDTMVEAYRQIRVIQERHEMKIDLRCAAFISALEKIAYAYELRGIFP comes from the coding sequence ATGTCCATTCAGAAAATATCTTTCAACGAGCAGGTCAGCGCAAACCTCAAGCGCGCCGCCGCTCTTACCGATTACCCGCCGGGACTCATCGAGCAGATCCGCATCTGCAACAGCGTTTACTCGATCCAATTCCCCCTCAAGCGGGACGACGGGAGCATCGAGGTCATCAAGGCGTGGCGCGCCGAACACAGCCACCACCGCACGCCGGTCAAGGGCGGGATCCGGTATAACGAACACGCCGACCAGGACGAGGTGATGGCCCTCGCCGCGCTGATGACCTACAAATGCGCGATCGTCGATGTGCCGTTCGGCGGCGCCAAGGGGGCGGTCAAGATCAATCCGCGCGCCTACTCCGAGGCCGAACTGGAGCGCATCACCCGCCGCTACACCTACGAACTCATCGCCAAAAAATTCATCGGCCCGGGCATCGACGTGCCGGCGCCCGACTACGGCACCGGCGCCCGCGAAATGGCCTGGATCGTCGATACCTACAACTCGATGACCACGTCCGAACTCGACGCGCTGGGCTGCGTCACCGGCAAGCCGGTCGCCCAGGGCGGGATCCGGGGCCGCGTCGAGGCCACCGGCCGGGGCGTGTGTTTTGGCATCCGCGAGGCGTGCAGCTTCGAAGAGGACATGAAGACGCGCGGCATGAAGACCGGTATCGAGGGCAAGACGTGCGTCGTGCAGGGGTTTGGCAATGTGGGGTACCATTCCTCCAAGTTCATCCAGGAGTCGGGCGGCGTCATCCTGGCCATCGCGGAGTACGACGGCGCGATCTACAACCCGAAGGGGCTCGACATCGAAGCCGTCGACGCCCACCGCAAAGAGCACAAGACGATCACGACGTTCCCCGGAGCCACGCTGATCAAAAATACGCTGGAAGCGCTCGAACTGGAATGCGACATCCTCGTGCCGGCGGCGCTCGAGAACCAGATTACGATGGAGAACGCGTCCCGCATCAAGGCGAAGATCATCGCCGAAGCCGCTAACGGACCGGTTACGGCCGACGCGGCCGAGGCGCTCACGGCGCGGGGCGTGCTGATCATCCCGGACATGTACCTCAACGCCGGCGGCGTCACCGTATCCTATTTCGAGTGGCTGAAAAACCTGTCGCACGTGCGTTTCGGCCGCATGGAGAAACGCTTCGAGGAGCGGAGCAACATCCAGATCCTGCAGACGCTGGAAAAAATGACGGGTAAGTCGATCGACACCTCGATGATGCGCAGCATCGCGCACGGGCCGGACGAGGTCGACCTCGTCAACTCGGGGCTCGAGGACACGATGGTCGAGGCGTACCGGCAGATCCGTGTCATCCAGGAGCGTCACGAGATGAAGATCGATCTGCGCTGCGCCGCGTTCATCTCCGCCCTGGAGAAGATCGCCTACGCGTACGAGCTGCGGGGTATTTTCCCTTGA
- a CDS encoding rhodanese-like domain-containing protein: MTKFLVLTLFLPVAMANAQTLVWSTVLRDVRHRYPEVDQITVDSLARWLADDTRVQPLLVDVRTRAEYDVSHIAGAVHADPDAEDADSLLAVAAGRPIVVYCSVGYRSSARAEKLRQAGAGQVANLEGSLFMWANNGFPVERDGRPVEQVHPYNKLWGTLLNKRLRYDGEVK; this comes from the coding sequence ATGACAAAATTCCTGGTTCTCACCCTCTTCCTTCCCGTGGCCATGGCGAACGCGCAGACGCTGGTCTGGTCGACCGTCCTGCGCGACGTGCGGCATCGGTATCCGGAAGTCGATCAGATCACCGTGGACTCGCTGGCGCGCTGGCTTGCCGACGACACGCGGGTGCAACCCCTGCTCGTCGATGTGCGCACCCGGGCCGAATACGACGTGAGCCACATCGCCGGCGCGGTGCATGCCGATCCGGATGCCGAGGATGCCGATTCGCTCCTCGCCGTAGCGGCCGGCCGGCCTATCGTCGTCTATTGCTCGGTCGGGTACCGGTCTTCCGCCCGGGCCGAGAAGCTGCGGCAGGCCGGCGCCGGCCAGGTCGCCAACCTGGAGGGCTCCCTGTTCATGTGGGCCAACAACGGGTTTCCTGTAGAGCGCGACGGCCGGCCGGTCGAACAGGTGCATCCCTACAACAAACTCTGGGGCACGCTGCTCAACAAACGGCTGCGGTACGACGGCGAGGTGAAATGA
- a CDS encoding DinB family protein, protein MATEKNHTLFIPADAFLEHWQGHRRLTRRIIEAFPEDKFASFSIGGMRPFSELVGEIIGMTVPTVVGVATGTWEFNPGPKPATKEEALRMWDEATKGLDKAWATIPGHRFLEVDLAFGQWEGPGYWILNYIVDNEVHHRGQGYVYLRALGIEPPFFYER, encoded by the coding sequence ATGGCTACCGAAAAAAACCACACCCTCTTTATTCCCGCCGATGCCTTTCTCGAGCACTGGCAGGGTCATCGCCGCCTGACGCGCCGCATCATCGAGGCGTTTCCGGAAGACAAGTTTGCCTCGTTTTCGATCGGCGGGATGCGTCCGTTCTCCGAGCTGGTCGGCGAGATCATCGGCATGACCGTGCCCACGGTCGTAGGCGTAGCGACGGGCACATGGGAATTCAACCCGGGCCCGAAACCGGCCACGAAGGAAGAAGCGCTCCGCATGTGGGATGAAGCCACGAAAGGCCTGGATAAAGCCTGGGCCACGATCCCGGGGCACCGGTTCCTGGAGGTCGACCTGGCCTTCGGGCAGTGGGAAGGACCCGGGTACTGGATCCTGAACTACATCGTCGACAACGAAGTCCACCACCGCGGCCAGGGTTACGTGTACCTCCGCGCCCTGGGCATCGAGCCGCCGTTCTTTTACGAGCGCTAG
- a CDS encoding PIG-L family deacetylase encodes MRLNVSLLLLFIFAGVGRQPASAQSAAPLVVMNLAAHPDDEDGRTLTYYRKADDAIAYSVIYTRGEGGQNEIGPELYEELGAIRTQETERAARQLGTQVYFLNFKDFGFSKQASEAFEKWGGRDEVTSRIVYLVRKLKPDVMFTNHDTLTVGPNLQHGQHQAVGISAYDAFALASDPTYHPEQLEEDGVDLWQPKRLFLRLWRRTDQPYDAEVPVTDMNAAAGKSYGDIATDALREHASQGMGMFAAFRRMQDNTFFVLLREADGAPPITSDLASNLPANRSASPDLSYWIASGRIEPAPEGFFTLSTAVAVPGQQVEVRFAPMRMDAPPMHLTFTGAIDTTLVLSAGSDRVVSLRVRPDAAATLPRVERQYDRFTNDPPVTYTLRRGDAPQLVAAGHLPLEIAPPIVVTASEQVMRLRGGANALALNLDVMDPKATQVAFRLAVSSDGARDVLHTTQQTVQIAGGDRRAVTLDFDLPSSLPEGDYTVAVTGMASPATGPATPSHTFVKGRVFNVLVPENLHVGVVASYDNTLDQALTQLGVDHVLLDSLTLAEGDLTAFQTILVDIRAYLVRADLRAYNDRLLDWVSAGGHLIVNYQKTFEWNAEFADPFDASKKNPDNLAPYPLVLSHDRVTREDAEVTVLMPESPLFHKPNAISASLWDGWVQERGLYFPGEYDARYHEVFSMHDPGEAPMTSSTLLAEYGNGTYLYTALGWYRQLKEFHPEVYAFFANMISLPLTDERDAKKASNLE; translated from the coding sequence ATGCGACTCAACGTGTCCCTTCTGCTGCTATTCATTTTCGCCGGCGTGGGCCGGCAGCCGGCTTCGGCCCAGAGCGCCGCGCCGCTGGTGGTGATGAACCTCGCCGCGCATCCAGACGACGAGGACGGGCGGACCCTCACCTACTACCGAAAAGCCGACGATGCGATCGCCTATAGTGTGATCTATACCCGGGGCGAAGGCGGCCAGAACGAGATCGGCCCCGAACTCTACGAAGAGCTGGGCGCCATCCGGACGCAGGAAACCGAACGCGCCGCGCGGCAGCTCGGGACGCAGGTGTATTTCCTGAACTTCAAGGACTTCGGCTTCTCCAAGCAGGCCAGCGAGGCGTTTGAGAAGTGGGGCGGGCGTGACGAGGTGACCTCGCGCATCGTGTACCTCGTCCGCAAGCTGAAGCCGGACGTGATGTTCACCAACCACGACACCCTCACTGTCGGCCCGAACCTGCAGCACGGCCAGCACCAGGCCGTCGGCATCTCGGCGTACGACGCGTTCGCCCTCGCGTCGGACCCGACGTATCATCCCGAGCAGCTCGAGGAAGACGGGGTGGACCTCTGGCAGCCGAAGCGGCTCTTCCTTCGCCTCTGGCGGCGGACGGATCAGCCCTACGATGCCGAGGTGCCGGTGACGGACATGAACGCCGCGGCCGGCAAGAGCTACGGCGACATTGCGACCGACGCGCTCCGCGAGCATGCCTCGCAGGGGATGGGCATGTTCGCCGCCTTCCGTCGCATGCAGGACAACACCTTTTTTGTGCTCCTCCGCGAAGCCGACGGGGCGCCGCCGATCACGTCGGACCTCGCGTCCAACCTGCCGGCGAACCGGAGCGCCTCGCCGGACCTGAGCTACTGGATCGCCTCGGGCCGCATCGAGCCGGCGCCGGAGGGCTTTTTCACGCTCAGCACCGCCGTCGCGGTGCCGGGCCAGCAGGTCGAGGTGCGCTTCGCGCCGATGCGGATGGATGCCCCGCCCATGCACCTCACCTTTACGGGAGCCATCGACACCACGCTGGTGCTGTCCGCCGGCTCGGATCGCGTGGTCTCGCTGCGTGTCCGCCCCGACGCCGCGGCGACGCTACCGCGGGTTGAGCGCCAGTACGACCGGTTTACGAACGATCCGCCGGTGACGTATACCCTCCGCCGGGGCGACGCCCCGCAGCTCGTCGCCGCCGGCCATCTTCCGCTGGAGATCGCGCCGCCCATCGTCGTGACCGCGTCGGAGCAGGTGATGCGGCTCCGCGGCGGGGCGAACGCGCTGGCGCTGAATCTGGATGTGATGGATCCGAAAGCCACGCAGGTGGCGTTCCGCCTCGCGGTGTCGAGCGACGGCGCGCGCGACGTGCTGCATACCACCCAGCAGACCGTGCAGATCGCCGGCGGCGACCGCCGCGCGGTCACGCTCGACTTCGATCTGCCGTCCTCCCTGCCCGAGGGCGACTATACCGTGGCGGTAACCGGGATGGCCTCGCCGGCGACCGGGCCGGCCACGCCGTCGCATACCTTCGTGAAGGGGCGCGTCTTCAACGTGCTGGTGCCTGAAAACCTGCATGTCGGCGTCGTCGCCAGCTACGACAACACCCTCGACCAGGCGCTGACGCAGTTGGGGGTCGACCACGTCCTCCTCGACTCGCTGACGCTGGCCGAGGGCGACCTAACCGCCTTCCAGACCATCCTGGTGGACATCCGGGCCTATCTCGTCCGCGCCGACCTGCGGGCGTACAACGACCGGCTGCTCGACTGGGTCAGCGCCGGCGGGCATCTCATCGTAAACTACCAGAAGACGTTCGAGTGGAATGCAGAATTCGCCGACCCGTTCGATGCATCGAAGAAAAACCCGGACAACCTCGCGCCCTATCCGCTCGTCCTCAGCCACGACCGCGTGACGCGCGAGGATGCGGAGGTGACGGTGCTCATGCCGGAGTCGCCGCTGTTCCACAAGCCCAACGCGATCTCGGCGTCGCTGTGGGACGGATGGGTGCAGGAGCGCGGCCTGTACTTCCCGGGCGAATACGACGCGCGCTACCACGAAGTCTTCAGCATGCACGACCCCGGCGAAGCCCCGATGACCAGTTCGACGCTGCTCGCCGAATACGGGAACGGGACCTATCTCTATACGGCGCTCGGCTGGTATCGGCAGTTGAAAGAGTTTCACCCCGAGGTGTATGCCTTCTTCGCGAACATGATCAGCCTGCCGTTGACGGACGAGCGCGACGCGAAAAAGGCAAGCAATCTCGAATGA
- a CDS encoding DMT family transporter, producing MPEPTCSEDPASGDAFVAGRRVDVAHHGLLVFFTLIWGSNFVLAEIALQELAAISFSVARFVAAAGVLLIVLYLRGRATGPRWLGLFPVLHRADWPRLLVVSLLGATMAPWLGIEGLHLTSSGRAALWLAICPAVSAGLGFLLRTERLNRIGLIGLVVAAAGTIGLALDGMAPGRNAWQGDALLFLGICCTAAELHLIKPLAIAYGATSVVAARTAIGGMLYVAIALPSIAAQPWLSLSAWTWIAILAGGAIGVGVGQWIKVRALDTLGPTRVVLYGNLVPPATLFLAWLILGTEPTAVEIGAGVTIIAGAICLQLGDPHRPKELSVAS from the coding sequence ATGCCCGAACCCACCTGTTCAGAGGACCCTGCTTCAGGCGACGCTTTCGTCGCCGGTCGCCGGGTTGATGTCGCGCACCACGGCCTGCTGGTGTTCTTTACGCTGATCTGGGGCTCCAACTTCGTGCTGGCGGAGATCGCCCTCCAGGAGCTGGCGGCGATCTCATTCAGTGTGGCGCGTTTCGTCGCAGCCGCCGGCGTGCTGCTGATCGTCCTCTACCTGCGCGGCCGCGCCACCGGGCCGCGATGGCTGGGGCTTTTCCCTGTCCTGCACCGGGCCGACTGGCCACGCCTGCTCGTCGTATCCCTGCTGGGGGCCACGATGGCCCCCTGGCTCGGTATCGAGGGGCTCCACCTCACGTCGAGCGGACGCGCCGCGCTGTGGCTCGCCATCTGTCCGGCGGTGAGCGCCGGTCTGGGCTTTTTGCTGCGGACCGAACGCTTGAACCGCATCGGCCTCATCGGTCTGGTGGTGGCGGCGGCGGGCACGATCGGCCTCGCGCTCGACGGGATGGCGCCGGGCCGTAACGCCTGGCAGGGCGACGCGCTGCTTTTTCTGGGGATTTGCTGCACAGCCGCCGAATTGCATCTCATCAAGCCCCTCGCGATCGCCTACGGCGCCACCTCCGTGGTTGCCGCGCGGACTGCGATCGGCGGCATGCTGTACGTGGCCATCGCCCTGCCCTCCATCGCCGCACAGCCCTGGCTGTCGCTCAGCGCATGGACCTGGATCGCCATCCTCGCCGGCGGGGCGATCGGCGTGGGCGTGGGACAATGGATCAAGGTTCGCGCCCTGGACACGCTCGGCCCCACCCGCGTGGTACTGTATGGCAACCTGGTCCCGCCGGCCACCCTGTTCCTCGCCTGGCTGATCCTCGGGACGGAGCCCACGGCGGTCGAGATCGGCGCCGGCGTGACGATCATCGCCGGCGCGATATGCCTCCAGCTGGGCGATCCGCATCGGCCGAAGGAGCTCTCGGTCGCGTCCTGA